A genomic segment from Dermatobacter hominis encodes:
- a CDS encoding 30S ribosomal protein bS22 — MGSLIKKRRKRMRKKKHKKLLRRTRHQRRARGK; from the coding sequence ATGGGTTCCCTGATCAAGAAGCGCCGCAAGCGCATGCGCAAGAAGAAGCACAAGAAGCTGCTGCGGCGTACCCGCCACCAGCGCCGCGCCCGCGGCAAGTAG
- the rsmA gene encoding 16S rRNA (adenine(1518)-N(6)/adenine(1519)-N(6))-dimethyltransferase RsmA, with amino-acid sequence MLGLGEIRDLLERHGLEARRSLGQNFVADPNTVARIARLSGVGPGDRVVEVGPGLGSLTLALADTGAQVLAVEKDRALLPVLREVLATADGPDGPGAAVHVVEGDALEVDWADLLGADEWVLVANLPYNVAVPVVMRVLSGAPQVRRLVVMVQLEVAERLCAEPGDRTIGIPSVKLAWWASARILTTVPPEVFVPRPRVQSAVVGIERHDPPSTAVGPAEVFPLVEEAYRQRRKMLRSTIGRHVDAAGFATAGIDPQLRPERLWLDDWVRLATALAEGEPS; translated from the coding sequence GTGCTCGGCCTCGGGGAGATCCGCGACCTCCTGGAGCGGCACGGGCTCGAGGCCCGTCGCTCCCTGGGCCAGAACTTCGTCGCGGACCCGAACACGGTCGCCCGCATCGCCCGCCTTTCCGGCGTCGGGCCCGGCGACCGCGTGGTCGAGGTCGGACCCGGCCTGGGCTCGCTGACGCTCGCGCTGGCCGACACCGGGGCGCAGGTGCTCGCGGTCGAGAAGGACCGGGCGCTGCTGCCCGTGCTCCGCGAGGTCCTCGCCACCGCCGACGGTCCCGACGGCCCGGGCGCCGCGGTGCACGTCGTCGAGGGCGATGCGCTCGAGGTCGACTGGGCCGACCTGCTCGGTGCCGACGAGTGGGTGCTCGTCGCCAACCTCCCGTACAACGTCGCGGTGCCGGTGGTGATGCGCGTGCTGTCGGGCGCGCCGCAGGTGCGCCGGCTGGTCGTGATGGTCCAGCTCGAGGTCGCGGAGCGGCTGTGCGCCGAACCGGGGGACCGGACGATCGGCATCCCGTCGGTCAAGCTCGCCTGGTGGGCGTCGGCCCGGATCCTCACCACGGTCCCGCCCGAGGTCTTCGTGCCGCGCCCCCGGGTGCAGTCCGCGGTGGTCGGCATCGAGCGCCACGACCCGCCGTCGACGGCCGTCGGCCCCGCCGAGGTGTTCCCGCTCGTCGAGGAGGCCTACCGCCAGCGGCGCAAGATGCTCCGCTCCACGATCGGACGCCACGTGGACGCCGCCGGGTTCGCCACCGCGGGCATCGACCCGCAGCTGCGACCCGAGCGGCTCTGGCTCGACGACTGGGTGCGGCTCGCGACGGCGCTGGCTGAGGGGGAGCCGTCGTGA
- a CDS encoding TatD family hydrolase: MTGPDDMATSDGAATAPAAPGPTWIDNHCHLDGDDDPAALVAEALRAGVQELVTVGTDAERSAACLALAGRFDHVWATAGVHPHDADGGVAALSELVDAALDSGDRALVAIGECGLDHHYDHSPRDAQRRAFGEQIDLAHRTGLPLVIHTREAWDETFEVLAEHGVPERTVFHCFTGGPAEAERCLDVGALLSISGIVTFRSAQDLRDAVAGTPLDRLMVETDSPYLAPVPHRGKRNRPALVARVGEEVAALLGLPVDEVAAATTSTARRFYGLPRADVAGGAPA; this comes from the coding sequence GTGACCGGTCCCGACGACATGGCCACGTCCGACGGCGCCGCGACGGCGCCGGCAGCACCCGGTCCCACGTGGATCGACAACCACTGCCACCTGGACGGCGACGACGACCCCGCTGCCCTGGTGGCCGAGGCGCTGCGGGCAGGGGTCCAGGAGCTGGTGACGGTCGGGACCGACGCCGAGCGGTCGGCCGCCTGCCTGGCCCTGGCGGGCCGCTTCGACCACGTGTGGGCGACCGCAGGGGTGCACCCGCACGACGCGGACGGCGGCGTCGCCGCGCTCAGCGAACTGGTCGACGCCGCGCTCGACTCGGGCGACCGGGCGCTGGTCGCGATCGGCGAGTGCGGGCTCGACCACCACTACGACCACTCGCCCCGCGACGCGCAGCGGCGCGCGTTCGGCGAGCAGATCGACCTGGCGCACCGGACCGGTCTCCCGCTCGTGATCCACACGAGGGAGGCCTGGGACGAGACGTTCGAGGTGCTCGCCGAGCACGGCGTGCCCGAGCGGACGGTGTTCCACTGCTTCACCGGCGGCCCGGCCGAGGCCGAGCGCTGCCTCGACGTCGGGGCGCTGCTGTCCATCTCGGGCATCGTGACGTTCCGCAGCGCCCAGGACCTCCGCGACGCGGTGGCGGGCACGCCGCTCGACCGCCTGATGGTCGAGACCGACTCGCCCTACCTCGCCCCCGTGCCCCATCGCGGGAAGCGCAACCGTCCGGCGCTCGTGGCGCGCGTGGGCGAGGAGGTCGCCGCGCTGCTCGGGCTCCCGGTGGACGAGGTCGCCGCCGCGACGACCTCGACCGCTCGCCGCTTCTACGGGCTCCCGCGCGCCGACGTCGCCGGCGGGGCCCCGGCGTGA
- a CDS encoding glycosyltransferase family 2 protein, with translation MSLGGPEPLLDGPSAELVPGLVTVAVPARNESASIGPLLASISAQTYPDLQILVVDGASDDDTAELVRAAAADDPRIELVDNPDRVIPKAMNLALRRARGEWFVRIDAHCNVGDDYVERVVGHLRSGRWGGVGGRKDGVGHTSQGRAIAAVMGSKLAQGNSVYHYGTESQTVDHVPFGAYPTALVRELGGWNEDQLVNEDFEFDYRLRQSGRELLFDPAIRIDWDCRQSVGALFRQYRRYGAGKVQTLVQHPESASPRHLAAPVLVGALAAAVPLLAGRRTRPLGLAVLAGYGALVAAGTRQVIDSVDPEDRRWVPAAFVALHLGWGIGFWEEAAATAVGRGGPRRSLEAS, from the coding sequence GTGAGCCTGGGCGGTCCCGAGCCGCTCCTCGACGGACCCTCGGCGGAGCTCGTCCCGGGCCTCGTCACCGTCGCGGTCCCGGCCCGCAACGAGTCGGCCTCGATCGGCCCGCTGCTGGCGTCGATCTCGGCCCAGACGTACCCCGACCTGCAGATCCTGGTCGTGGACGGCGCGTCCGACGACGACACAGCCGAGCTCGTGCGGGCGGCGGCCGCGGACGATCCCCGGATCGAGCTGGTCGACAACCCCGACCGGGTGATCCCGAAGGCGATGAACCTGGCCCTGCGCCGCGCCCGGGGCGAGTGGTTCGTGCGGATCGACGCCCACTGCAACGTGGGTGACGACTACGTCGAGCGGGTCGTCGGGCACCTGCGCAGCGGTCGATGGGGCGGCGTGGGCGGCCGCAAGGACGGGGTCGGCCACACGTCGCAGGGCCGCGCCATCGCGGCCGTGATGGGCTCGAAGCTGGCGCAGGGCAACTCGGTGTACCACTACGGCACGGAGTCCCAGACCGTGGACCACGTCCCCTTCGGCGCCTACCCGACCGCCCTGGTGCGGGAGCTCGGCGGCTGGAACGAGGACCAGCTCGTCAACGAGGACTTCGAGTTCGACTACCGGCTCCGGCAGTCGGGTCGCGAGCTGCTGTTCGACCCGGCGATCCGGATCGACTGGGACTGCCGCCAGAGCGTGGGGGCGCTGTTCCGCCAGTACCGGCGCTACGGCGCCGGCAAGGTCCAGACGCTCGTCCAGCACCCCGAGTCCGCGAGCCCCCGACACCTCGCCGCCCCGGTGCTCGTCGGGGCGCTGGCCGCCGCCGTCCCGCTGCTCGCCGGTCGCCGCACGCGCCCGCTCGGCCTGGCCGTGCTCGCCGGCTACGGCGCGCTGGTGGCCGCCGGGACCCGGCAGGTCATCGACTCGGTCGACCCCGAGGACCGGCGCTGGGTGCCCGCGGCCTTCGTGGCGCTGCACCTCGGCTGGGGCATCGGGTTCTGGGAGGAGGCGGCCGCCACCGCCGTCGGCCGGGGCGGGCCCCGCCGATCGCTCGAGGCGTCCTGA
- a CDS encoding sugar transferase: protein MIDLTDGAVADPIVLNPPASDITRQERRAVGRSLQAMGHLLDAVALLIPLFAFGYFADAVISVRVGILFAIVGTLLLWPTHRRGRQAVAPSEGLLSIITRIGLAPVATSALVTLTRVNDFSNARRFIDVVAIVQLVVFTLPLVLLGRLITSRVTASVRRQGFDLEDTLIVGSGPVGQAVAAALKDNPEFGLVPCGFIDRFDDQDALPLVGHPEHLPAILQLTAVRHVVLAFGAASETELVRIVRRCHDDTVQFYAVPRLFELGVSHEDVGHEVDGLPLVPLRRPGTASHMWPVKRAFDLVAAGLLLLLTAPVFLACAIGVKLTSAGPVFFRQVRIGIGGKPFEILKFRTMKVNDDSAKQWSVDDDDRVTRVGRLLRPTHLDELPQLVNVLKGEMSLVGPRPERPHFVEQFGSEIEDYHERHRVPVGITGWAQVNGFWGDTSIETRVRLDNRYIENWSLWRDLVIGLRTIPTLLGKRR from the coding sequence GTGATCGACCTGACCGACGGTGCGGTCGCTGACCCGATCGTCCTCAACCCGCCGGCGTCCGACATCACCCGCCAGGAGCGGCGGGCGGTCGGCCGGAGCCTCCAGGCGATGGGCCACCTGCTCGACGCGGTGGCGCTCCTCATCCCGCTGTTCGCCTTCGGCTACTTCGCCGACGCGGTCATCTCGGTGCGGGTCGGCATCCTGTTCGCCATCGTCGGCACGCTGCTCCTGTGGCCCACGCACCGGCGTGGCCGCCAGGCCGTCGCCCCGAGCGAGGGCCTCCTGTCGATCATCACGCGGATCGGCCTGGCCCCCGTGGCCACGTCCGCGCTCGTCACCCTGACCCGCGTGAACGACTTCTCCAACGCCCGCCGCTTCATCGACGTCGTGGCGATCGTCCAGCTCGTCGTCTTCACGCTGCCCCTCGTCCTGCTCGGCCGCCTGATCACGTCCCGGGTCACCGCGTCGGTCCGCCGCCAGGGCTTCGACCTCGAGGACACGCTGATCGTCGGCTCCGGCCCGGTCGGCCAGGCCGTGGCCGCCGCCCTCAAGGACAACCCCGAGTTCGGCCTCGTGCCGTGCGGGTTCATCGACCGCTTCGACGACCAGGACGCCCTGCCGCTGGTCGGGCACCCGGAGCACCTCCCGGCGATCCTCCAGCTGACCGCCGTCCGTCACGTCGTGCTGGCCTTCGGCGCCGCCTCCGAGACCGAGCTCGTGCGCATCGTCCGCCGCTGCCACGACGACACCGTCCAGTTCTACGCCGTGCCCCGCCTCTTCGAGCTCGGCGTGAGCCACGAGGACGTCGGTCACGAGGTCGACGGCCTGCCGCTCGTACCGCTGCGCCGTCCGGGCACCGCCTCGCACATGTGGCCGGTCAAGCGGGCGTTCGACCTCGTCGCCGCCGGGCTCCTCCTGCTGCTGACGGCGCCGGTGTTCCTGGCCTGCGCCATCGGCGTGAAGCTGACCAGCGCCGGACCGGTGTTCTTCCGCCAGGTGCGCATCGGCATCGGCGGCAAGCCGTTCGAGATCCTCAAGTTCCGCACGATGAAGGTGAACGACGACTCGGCCAAGCAGTGGAGCGTCGACGACGACGACCGCGTGACCCGGGTCGGCCGCCTCCTGCGGCCCACGCACCTCGACGAGCTGCCGCAGCTGGTCAACGTCCTCAAGGGCGAGATGTCGCTCGTCGGGCCCCGCCCCGAGCGCCCGCACTTCGTCGAGCAGTTCGGCTCGGAGATCGAGGACTACCACGAGCGCCACCGGGTGCCCGTCGGCATCACCGGCTGGGCCCAGGTCAACGGGTTCTGGGGCGACACGAGCATCGAGACCAGGGTCCGGCTCGACAACCGCTACATCGAGAACTGGTCCCTGTGGCGCGACCTCGTGATCGGGCTCCGCACGATCCCGACGTTGCTCGGCAAGCGCCGGTGA
- a CDS encoding 4-(cytidine 5'-diphospho)-2-C-methyl-D-erythritol kinase, whose protein sequence is MTVELFAPAKLTVSLRVTGVRDDGYHLIDAEMVSLDLGDVLEVDESGDGLVVERDGVRTPGEDDDLVARALRLVGRTAGVVLHKRVPAGAGLGGGSADAAAVLRWAGETDPERAVRLGADVAFCLRGGRARVRGIGEQLEPLPFEARTVTLLTPPLHCATPLVYRRWDDMGGPAGDHGNDLEPAALSLVPELAGWRDRLEGATGQRPRLAGSGSTWFVEGAHPGPGRVVARTLPPGAPPP, encoded by the coding sequence GTGACCGTCGAGCTGTTCGCACCGGCCAAGCTCACCGTGTCGCTGCGCGTCACCGGCGTCCGCGACGACGGCTACCACCTCATCGACGCCGAGATGGTCTCGCTCGACCTCGGCGACGTGCTGGAGGTCGACGAGTCGGGCGACGGCCTCGTCGTCGAGCGCGACGGGGTGCGCACGCCCGGCGAGGACGACGACCTGGTGGCCCGGGCCCTCCGGCTGGTGGGCCGCACCGCCGGCGTCGTCCTGCACAAGCGCGTGCCGGCCGGCGCGGGCCTGGGCGGGGGCAGCGCCGATGCCGCCGCCGTCCTGCGCTGGGCGGGCGAGACCGATCCCGAGCGGGCCGTGCGGCTCGGCGCCGACGTCGCCTTCTGCCTCCGGGGCGGCCGGGCCAGGGTGCGGGGCATCGGCGAGCAGCTGGAGCCGCTGCCGTTCGAGGCGCGGACGGTCACACTGCTCACCCCGCCGCTGCACTGCGCGACGCCGCTCGTCTACCGGCGCTGGGACGACATGGGCGGTCCCGCCGGGGACCACGGCAACGACCTCGAGCCGGCCGCGCTGTCGCTCGTCCCCGAACTCGCCGGGTGGCGTGACCGCCTCGAGGGCGCGACGGGTCAGCGGCCGCGCCTCGCGGGCAGCGGGTCGACGTGGTTCGTCGAGGGTGCACATCCCGGACCGGGCCGGGTCGTCGCCAGGACGCTGCCTCCGGGCGCGCCACCGCCGTAG
- a CDS encoding lipopolysaccharide biosynthesis protein: MADRPADADEETSDGGTSDGRTEAPDDGAGGDGAPGDEQSLGTTASRGFLWANVGIFTRYVSALILAAVLARVLDPADYAVMVTLMLITFYFDNALDLGMGAALVYEQEEGVSQRVQVAFTANVGLGLVLAIIAFFSAPYVADYFQQSSYVAEFRCLAIVVVLSALTTVPWSLFMRNMDFRRRAVVEVARDLSRFVVTLALALAGFGAWAIVFGLFAAYGVALIGTWAVLRFRPTFSWETSTVRQLFSYAWRVAGNRFLGLLALNGDYFIVGNRRHDQYASYYQAFRLPEFVMGAQLNGLSAVLFPMYSRIRAEGEAAIRDGMFKALRIVALFSFPVGVGLALVARDAFTVFYGFQNTAGIQTMEIISIAGAVTGLGFATGDLLMAINRPGVLLRLNAVMVPTMLVAMWFVAPQGIVWVACIHLVIQVVFVGARQLIVDRMISARTSAALSCLVPGLVVTAGILLFALPVRLMTEEGVLSLAAITGAGTLGALLALAVFPPARRELLDLVAKLRGR; encoded by the coding sequence ATGGCGGATCGACCGGCGGACGCCGACGAGGAGACCTCGGACGGCGGCACCTCGGACGGCCGCACCGAGGCCCCTGATGACGGCGCCGGCGGCGACGGCGCCCCCGGCGACGAGCAGTCGCTCGGGACGACGGCGAGCCGCGGGTTCCTCTGGGCCAACGTCGGGATCTTCACCCGCTACGTCTCGGCGCTGATCCTCGCCGCCGTCCTGGCCCGGGTCCTCGACCCGGCGGACTACGCGGTGATGGTCACGCTGATGCTCATCACCTTCTACTTCGACAACGCCCTCGACCTCGGCATGGGCGCGGCGCTGGTGTACGAGCAGGAGGAGGGGGTCTCCCAGCGGGTGCAGGTCGCCTTCACGGCGAACGTCGGGCTCGGGTTGGTCCTGGCGATCATCGCCTTCTTCAGCGCGCCGTACGTGGCCGACTACTTCCAGCAGTCGTCGTACGTCGCCGAGTTCCGCTGCCTCGCGATCGTGGTGGTGCTGTCGGCGCTGACCACGGTGCCGTGGTCCCTGTTCATGCGGAACATGGACTTCCGGCGGCGCGCGGTGGTCGAGGTGGCGAGGGACCTCAGCCGCTTCGTCGTCACCTTGGCGCTCGCGCTGGCGGGGTTCGGGGCCTGGGCCATCGTCTTCGGGCTGTTCGCGGCGTACGGCGTGGCCCTGATCGGCACCTGGGCCGTGCTCCGCTTCCGGCCCACGTTCTCGTGGGAGACCTCGACGGTCCGCCAGCTGTTCTCGTACGCGTGGCGGGTCGCGGGCAACCGGTTCCTCGGGCTGCTGGCCCTCAACGGCGACTACTTCATCGTCGGCAACCGCCGCCACGACCAGTACGCCAGCTACTACCAGGCGTTCCGGCTGCCCGAGTTCGTGATGGGCGCACAGCTCAACGGCCTGTCCGCCGTCCTGTTCCCCATGTACTCCCGCATCCGGGCCGAGGGCGAGGCCGCGATCCGCGACGGCATGTTCAAGGCGCTGCGGATCGTGGCGCTGTTCTCGTTCCCCGTCGGCGTCGGCCTGGCCCTCGTCGCACGGGACGCCTTCACGGTCTTCTACGGGTTCCAGAACACGGCCGGCATCCAGACGATGGAGATCATCTCGATCGCCGGCGCGGTCACCGGCCTCGGCTTCGCCACCGGCGACCTGCTGATGGCGATCAACCGGCCGGGCGTGCTGCTGCGGCTCAACGCGGTGATGGTGCCGACGATGCTCGTGGCGATGTGGTTCGTGGCGCCCCAGGGCATCGTCTGGGTCGCGTGCATCCACCTGGTCATCCAGGTCGTGTTCGTCGGCGCCCGGCAGCTGATCGTCGACCGGATGATCTCGGCCCGCACGTCGGCCGCCCTGTCGTGCCTCGTCCCGGGTCTGGTGGTCACGGCGGGCATCCTGCTGTTCGCCCTGCCGGTCCGGCTGATGACCGAGGAGGGCGTGCTGTCGCTCGCCGCGATCACCGGCGCCGGCACCCTCGGCGCGCTGCTGGCGCTCGCGGTCTTCCCGCCGGCGCGGCGTGAGCTGCTTGACCTGGTCGCCAAGCTCCGGGGCCGCTGA
- a CDS encoding ribose-phosphate diphosphokinase produces MELVTKKRLTMVAGRVNRELAEEIAEQLGIALAPMEIAEFANGELHCKFGESIRGADLFIFQSHCASGDLSVNDALMEHLIMVDAAKRASAKRITVVAPFYGYGRQDRKAEGREPITAKLLANMFEVAGAKRIVSVDLHSGQIQGFFDGPVDHLTAMPVLVQWMADNLGDDLVVVSPDAGRVKVAERYANALHADLAIVHKRRVKGAKNQVEAKEVVGEVEGRTCVLIDDMIDTAGTIVAAADQLTERGASAVYCAATHGVFSGPAIDRLKNSSIEKVVVTNTLPLPPEKRIDKIEVLSAAGIIADAIDAVFEDTSVSEIFDGQNQH; encoded by the coding sequence ATGGAACTGGTGACCAAGAAGCGGCTGACGATGGTGGCCGGACGCGTCAACCGCGAGCTTGCCGAGGAGATCGCCGAGCAGCTCGGGATCGCGCTGGCGCCGATGGAGATCGCTGAGTTCGCCAACGGCGAGCTGCACTGCAAGTTCGGCGAGTCGATCCGCGGCGCCGACCTCTTCATCTTCCAGAGCCACTGCGCATCCGGCGACCTCTCGGTCAACGACGCGCTGATGGAGCACCTGATCATGGTGGACGCCGCCAAGCGGGCCTCGGCCAAGCGGATCACGGTCGTCGCCCCCTTCTACGGCTACGGCCGCCAGGACCGGAAGGCCGAGGGCCGCGAGCCGATCACGGCCAAGCTGCTGGCCAACATGTTCGAGGTCGCCGGCGCCAAGCGCATCGTGTCGGTCGACCTGCACTCCGGCCAGATCCAGGGCTTCTTCGACGGGCCCGTCGACCACCTGACCGCCATGCCGGTGCTCGTCCAGTGGATGGCCGACAACCTCGGCGACGACCTCGTCGTCGTGTCGCCCGACGCCGGCCGGGTGAAGGTCGCGGAGCGCTACGCCAACGCCCTGCACGCCGACCTGGCGATCGTCCACAAGCGCCGGGTCAAGGGCGCCAAGAACCAGGTCGAGGCCAAGGAGGTCGTCGGCGAGGTCGAGGGCCGCACCTGCGTGCTGATCGACGACATGATCGACACCGCCGGCACGATCGTCGCCGCCGCCGACCAGCTCACCGAGCGGGGCGCCTCGGCCGTCTACTGCGCCGCCACCCACGGCGTGTTCTCCGGCCCGGCGATCGACCGCCTGAAGAACTCGTCGATCGAGAAGGTCGTCGTCACCAACACGCTGCCGCTGCCGCCCGAGAAGCGGATCGACAAGATCGAGGTGCTCTCGGCCGCCGGCATCATCGCCGACGCGATCGACGCCGTCTTCGAGGACACGTCGGTCAGCGAGATCTTCGACGGCCAGAACCAGCACTGA
- a CDS encoding bifunctional UDP-N-acetylglucosamine diphosphorylase/glucosamine-1-phosphate N-acetyltransferase GlmU has translation MTDPFALDDDPTDVALPPLAAVVLAAGEGRRMQSERPKPLHRLCGRPMLMYVLDSLASTDASRAVIVVGHKGDWVAKKLLEHSHRIDIEFVEQRVQRGTGDAAMVGLVGLPDEEDEGDVLVLPGDAPLLRPATIAELVGHHRSTGAAATVLTAVMDDPSGYGRVVRGSNGSVERIVEDGDASAEEREIDEINTSIYCFRRSLLAPALRRVEPDNAQGEYYLTDVVAVLSGTGHRVEAVIAHDPAETQGVNDRVQLAAAESELRRRTNESLLRSGVTMLDPASVFVDTTVEVGQDVTLFPGVILQGATVVGDGTELGPNTRLVDCTVGDDCVIEQTTARSARIGDRCTVGPYASFGAGSELPSDVTTGPFYTADTAT, from the coding sequence ATGACCGACCCGTTCGCACTCGACGACGACCCCACCGACGTGGCGCTGCCGCCGCTCGCCGCGGTCGTGCTCGCCGCGGGCGAGGGCCGGCGCATGCAGTCCGAGCGGCCGAAGCCGCTGCACCGGCTCTGCGGCCGGCCGATGCTCATGTACGTGCTCGACTCGCTGGCGTCCACCGACGCGTCCCGGGCGGTGATCGTCGTCGGCCACAAGGGCGACTGGGTCGCCAAGAAGCTGCTCGAGCACTCGCACCGCATCGACATCGAGTTCGTCGAGCAGCGCGTCCAGCGCGGCACCGGCGACGCCGCCATGGTCGGCCTCGTCGGCCTGCCCGACGAGGAGGACGAGGGCGACGTCCTCGTCCTGCCCGGCGACGCGCCGCTGCTGCGGCCCGCCACCATCGCCGAGCTGGTCGGGCACCACCGCTCGACCGGGGCCGCCGCGACCGTGCTGACCGCGGTGATGGACGACCCGTCGGGGTACGGCCGGGTGGTCCGGGGCTCGAACGGCTCGGTGGAGCGGATCGTCGAGGACGGCGACGCCTCGGCCGAGGAGCGCGAGATCGACGAGATCAACACGTCGATCTACTGCTTCCGACGCAGCCTGCTGGCGCCGGCGCTGCGCCGGGTGGAGCCCGACAACGCGCAGGGCGAGTACTACCTGACCGACGTCGTGGCCGTGCTGTCCGGGACCGGCCACCGCGTCGAGGCCGTGATCGCCCACGACCCGGCCGAGACCCAGGGCGTCAACGACCGCGTGCAGCTCGCGGCGGCGGAGTCCGAGCTGCGGCGCCGCACGAACGAGTCGCTGCTGCGCTCGGGCGTCACGATGCTCGACCCGGCCTCGGTGTTCGTCGACACCACCGTCGAGGTCGGCCAGGACGTGACCCTGTTCCCCGGCGTGATCCTGCAGGGCGCCACGGTCGTGGGCGACGGGACCGAGCTCGGCCCCAACACCCGGCTCGTGGACTGCACGGTCGGCGACGACTGCGTGATCGAGCAGACGACGGCCCGCTCCGCCCGCATCGGCGACCGCTGCACCGTCGGGCCCTACGCCTCGTTCGGTGCCGGGTCCGAACTGCCTTCGGACGTCACCACGGGCCCGTTCTACACTGCGGACACCGCCACCTGA
- a CDS encoding GNAT family N-acetyltransferase yields the protein MRVDVVEQLGDLAPAWDELVDRQAMPSAFLRSWWLGAAAAGRPQVVCCFDGDELVGGAAFEVDAIGRGGTGLERVRSLGQGPLAPDHLDVVAAPGRRAEVAREVLGWLRRPGSRLVDLDGLAATGALARVLSRHEMTRTGAPFSPLPADLDAYLADRPGQLRSTISRTRKRMVKAGATIRRVGPDDADRALADLARLHDHRWADDSGFLDAWDRFERAARAGLQDGSVVVHEAVDADGQVVATELDVRAATSIAFYQAGRSTDREWRGVGSVLKADVVGWAIEHGATEYDLLRGDEAYKSDWATDRREVVRVRFGSGTAGRAVAVAATAWFRARSVQVAASAELARRRAERDEPSAEA from the coding sequence ATGCGGGTGGACGTGGTGGAGCAGCTGGGCGACCTGGCCCCGGCGTGGGACGAGCTCGTGGACCGCCAGGCGATGCCCTCGGCGTTCCTCCGCAGCTGGTGGCTGGGCGCCGCCGCAGCGGGGCGCCCGCAGGTCGTCTGCTGCTTCGACGGCGACGAGCTGGTCGGTGGTGCCGCCTTCGAGGTCGACGCGATCGGCCGCGGCGGCACCGGCCTGGAGCGCGTCCGCTCGCTCGGACAGGGACCGCTCGCCCCCGACCACCTCGACGTCGTCGCGGCGCCCGGGCGGCGCGCCGAGGTGGCGCGCGAGGTGCTCGGGTGGCTCCGCCGGCCGGGCAGCCGGCTCGTGGACCTCGACGGTCTGGCCGCCACCGGAGCGCTCGCCCGGGTCCTCTCCCGCCACGAGATGACCCGCACGGGTGCTCCATTTTCCCCCCTGCCCGCGGACCTCGACGCGTACCTGGCGGACCGCCCGGGCCAGCTCCGCTCGACGATCAGCCGGACCCGCAAGCGGATGGTGAAGGCGGGGGCGACCATCCGACGGGTCGGTCCCGACGACGCCGACCGGGCGCTCGCCGACCTCGCCCGGCTGCACGACCACCGCTGGGCCGACGACTCGGGGTTCCTCGACGCCTGGGACCGCTTCGAGCGCGCGGCCCGGGCCGGTCTGCAGGACGGCTCGGTCGTGGTCCACGAGGCGGTCGACGCCGACGGGCAGGTCGTGGCGACGGAGCTCGACGTGCGGGCCGCCACGAGCATCGCCTTCTACCAGGCCGGCCGCAGCACCGACCGCGAGTGGCGTGGCGTCGGCTCGGTGCTGAAGGCCGACGTCGTCGGCTGGGCGATCGAGCACGGCGCGACCGAGTACGACCTGCTGCGCGGCGACGAGGCCTACAAGTCGGACTGGGCGACGGATCGGCGGGAGGTGGTCCGGGTCCGCTTCGGCTCGGGCACCGCCGGGCGCGCCGTCGCCGTCGCCGCGACGGCGTGGTTCCGCGCCCGCTCCGTCCAGGTGGCCGCCTCGGCCGAGCTGGCCCGTCGGCGCGCCGAGCGAGACGAGCCGTCCGCCGAGGCGTGA